From the Daucus carota subsp. sativus chromosome 8, DH1 v3.0, whole genome shotgun sequence genome, one window contains:
- the LOC108197400 gene encoding glutathione S-transferase DHAR2, with amino-acid sequence MAVEVCVKAAVGAPEVLGDCPFSQRVLLTLEEKEVPYKMHLIDLSNKPQWLLDANPEGKVPVIRFGEDGKWIADSDVIVGLLEERFPVPSLAIPPQFASVGSNIFSSFVKFLKSKDASDGSEQALVDELKAFDEHLKAHGPYVNGENICAVDLSLAPKLYHMEVALGHFKGWTTPSTLTNLLSYMKLLFAKPSFEKTKAAKEHVVAGWAPKVNA; translated from the exons ATGGCTGTTGAAGTTTGTGTCAAGGCTGCTGTTGGTGCCCCTGAGGTTCTTGGGGACT GCCCGTTTAGCCAAAGGGTGCTTCTTACTTTGGAAGAAAAAGAGGTTCCTTATAAGATGCATTTAATTGATCTGAGTAACAAGCCTCAGTG GCTATTGGATGCGAACCCAGAAGGGAAGGTGCCTGTGATCAGATTTGGGGAAGATGGGAAATGGATAGCTGATTCTGATGTCATTGTTGGCCTTCTTGAAGAAAGATTCCCTGTCCCTTCTCTTGCTATCCCTCCTCAGTTTGCCTCTGT GGGATCAAACATATTTTCCTCATTCGTTAAGTTCTTGAAGAGTAAAGATGCCAGTGATGGGTCAGAGCAGGCTTTGGTTGATGAATTGAAGGCCTTTGATGAACACCTCAAGGCACAT GGGCCATATGTAAATGGTGAAAACATTTGCGCAGTTGATTTGAGTTTGGCACCGAAGCTGTACCATATGGAGGTTGCTCTCGGGCATTTTAAGGGTTGGACCACTCCCTCAACCTTGACTAATCTCCTCAGCTACATGAAG TTGCTCTTTGCTAAGCCGTCTTTCGAGAAGACCAAGGCGGCAAAGGAACATGTCGTTGCTGGATGGGCACCAAAGGTTAATGCATGA